The Mytilus edulis chromosome 4, xbMytEdul2.2, whole genome shotgun sequence nucleotide sequence aatattcctcggagttcagtatttttgtgttttcacTTTTTATACATTTACTAGAGTATAACGTTTTACTTGAATTTAATGTAAATGGAAATTATTgcttaaggaagctggcttgtcatgttttggattttttgacagattttcggaatcctctggttttatccatttgaaagTCTGGAAAAAATTTGCCCgatgacccccatttttctttttataaatcttttacatgtataatgataagcaatatgtaaaagtcttataaattttttttataaaaattcttTGGGTTCCTTTATTAACcccctatctatataaactagtgttttaaaaagttaattactttaaaactgagaagcgaacttccttaaagCCGTTTAACAATGGCAAAACATATGTTTACATTAGTTATCATTGAATGGATTTGGGAAAATAACCAAATGAAATTGTATGTATCAAAGCAATTTGCATAAACGTAGAGAAATGTCAATGTTTACAAATAAGGTTTTCAGATGTATTCTTATATACATTTAACTGTGACAACATGATATGCTAGGACCAATCACACAATTAAGCGAAAAGTAATTTATTGCTCAATTTTATGACAGATTGCCATAGATAACGAGCTAAAAAAACTAATATtgtccttttgatttttttgggtgGGTTTGATGTTCCTGTTGAAAGTTTTATTCAGAAAAGATATACGTAGGCATGATATGTTTTTAATGGTTTTCAATGTAAGCGATTATCTTGAATACAGATAGATTTGGCAGTGTCTGCTTGTAATTAAAGACAATCTAGTTTTGTATTTAAATGTATGTAACATAATTCAACTGATGACGTGACTAGGTTAAGCGAGGTTTTATTTCTTTTAAGATAAATAGAAATCACAGAAAATGAAATATGAGGTCTTTTTCTGTCCCTTTAAGTCCCTAAGCTTCGGACGCGCTAAATTTAAAAACGTGTTGTTTGCTTATAAAATTATCCCTCGGATCATTATTTGTATACCTCGGTTATTGACTGCTATAACACCTTAGAAAATTTTGCCGGACATGTTTGAAGAAAAACACATCTGATGTCGAATTTGAGAACATACTTTTTTCTTTAGTATGCTTGATTGATTGTTTATCGTATCTGATCAAACATGTTCACACAGCGAAGTAAAATATCGGATATTTTCGCTATTTTATgcattttatgcattttttctttgatcttttttgtgacaatttttcatatcatgctacttgcttgagatcgaaaattatcgctagaaactaaggagccaCGTGGcgttgttaatgaaattgacaatttCGATATAGGTAAAacagcgataaacagattatcatttgtcatctcaactcgattgcttttatAGCTCTCGCCGTGCAACGTACAAACTATCAGAAACAATACACGTGTCACGCCCAAGCTGAATTAAAAGCCGTACCATCACTATTATAGACAGCATTGTGGTTGGTTAAGGGCtataactaaagaataaacaacacgaaccccaccaaaaactaggggtgatctcaggtgctccgcaagggtaacagatcctgctccacatgtagcacccgtcgtgttgcttatgttataacaaatccggttaatagtctcattcggtagttcacattcacaaaatggaaggggattgtagttacgacgtaaggaacatatccgaaacagtcaaactaatagattgaaaataaacttacaacgccatggctaaaaaatagaaagacatacagacaaattaTAATACACAAGAcataaaatagaaaactaaagactaagcagcacGAACCCCCACAAAAAAGGCAGATCCTTCACCACATATGGCACCTGTCGTAttacttatgttattacaaatccggtaaatagtccaattcggtaggtcacattcgtgaataGGGTAGGGTATAtttgttacgacgtaaggaacatttccgatatcatctgtgaaacggttattccatagtggtcaaccaactcgtgatggcgtccgtaaaatttacgaaatgatgatttcaacttcaccatttggaactcttgatttaatagcttccttgtgagcaacaaccctctatcaagaaaaatcatgataggaaatgcaagcacgggaatatcgtatcaattgggagatatatacactgtatgcaggtgctgctggattgttactacttagaaatggaaagttcacatttggaaagctgaaatcatctcttttgtcgtaaagttttgttttcaaacgaccctcattgtcaatttctagatatgagtcaagatatgagaccgacttaactgtatctgttgtatcctttatctctagcccaatgggatagatgcattcgacatagtcacaaaattttgaattattcagtgaaagaacataatctatatagcggaaagtagagataaaggatatggctaacttcttatctttcttcctaagaagttcctgtatgaagtcagcctcataataataaagaaacaagtcgacaagaagaggggcaaaATTgaaatgccgatagtctgttgagtaacacgtcctccgaacgtaacaaatatgttgtcaatcaggaaatcaagcatcttgataatgtcagtttcagaaaaatttttgtttgagtgatcctttacaaagtaggatttatcccttcccaagacaagatacttgtatcttagTTGGCCATtcctttttatgaaacaaagcaataccaactctttcaatttatcttttagtttggaatgaggAATACTtgaataaaatgtagaaaagtcaaatgttttaatactattacaggATGAAAGAgcgttagattgtatgtactctaaaagatcatTGGAATTTTTAATTATCCACATCCGATTCACGCCAcactagaataggcagtttcacaataactttgaagtccGTCTtagattgctgataaaatagatgttaataatttagaaagaggtttcgtggagcacttggaagacccagcaatattcctttgtttgtaaggacacttatacAGTTAAGGTATTCAATACAGTGATTGGAAATCCATTTCATCATTATTAGTTGAAATTCCAAAGAAACATAAAACAGATCCATGATtttccaggatttcctctttggtaagtgttgtGAGGAtatatgttgggtttccaagtaaagtgtcaatacctaattcgtttatcaagcagtaaatgtaatgagttttacacacaaaaacgatgttatttggggctttatctgcggggacaacaacatatttgtcatgacggtaggataagtgttttgaaacattagggtctttaaagattgacgtagcatgggcattgatagacgcATTCAGTTTATAACACTTCCGTACGAAATGTGTTATTGAGAGGTCCAAAATATCGTGAGCCGAAATCCATCAATTGAAAAtacaactttaatttttttatggatTCAGTCAAGGATTATGTCAGACAGCGAGAGGGAAGACAAAGACaaagacactctttccgaatgaaTTAAgacagtgaggtcgttgatacaaatcagaataaaGAAACTGGTAAGaacgtggccagccggattatatgtaaattgggaactagcacaagtgcaatcagcaggtttagacttgaagtcgtcaagaCTGAGATCATACAAAACGTgcttgtaattgaaaattttagttgcaataggtttggtataggtaaaaGAAATGTTTGGTACAGagtggtctttgaaataaggaggtattttcgattgaacttaTTTATGATGAAGGATGTTGCCTAAGTTGGCGCCATCGAGActtttgttggcaaaggaaagattaagaaaagatccTTTCTcgttttcatcttttccaatttCCAATGCGGACtagcttgaaaagtctgtgacttgcaatgtccgaaattatagctgtaagtttgtattggtttgcaTGAGGGTTTGTAACATTGGTTTCCAAACATtggtttccaaacataaattgaacagagaatgaagttttgaacggGGTAATTATGAATAAGgcttcgtgcgaatgtgatgaataccttacggtttttgtataaatggcagcaagtcattaatagagacatcatgcagagtacGTGATGTATAATGGCGATGACCATGatatgactgcgtctacgtcgaggagtagagttgaaaatattcatcacattcaccgagctacACGATGGACTAGATAgaacctataccatcaattttgtcattgcaaccatatggtgttgcagttcccaattgtctaacccagtagtcctctttttgtctacggagaggcgTTGCAAGATAAGGATGGTTAGAACTATGGTATATTTTTTCGCTAATGCGTACTGTTatagaataaaggcaacagtagtataccgctgttcaaaactcataaatccatggacaaaaaacaaaatcggggtaacaaaccaaaaccgagcgaaacacattaaatataagaggagaacaacgacacaacatcgaaacgcaacacacacagaaacagaccaatcatcagacaaaacaccacgagaataacaaatgtaacatgaaaaccaaatacatgaatttgggatagacaagtaccgtgccacgtcttatctcaatatctcaaaaataagagaaaacacaaacgactcaacgttaaaatgcaacacaaagagaaacgaacaatatataacaatgaccatcttcctgacttggtacaggacacttttaaaggggaataaaagtggtgggttgaacctggttttaaggcatgccaaacctcgcactttaatggcaaagttaaatataacattgaaatgacaacataatattacaggactacaatacaaataaataggagaacatattagacacagaaaaacatgattaatagataacaaaaagcatcaggtttaaaattcaatacgccaaaaacgcgccttgcccacacaagactcaccagtgacgcccagatataaaagatcgaaagtgaaaaaagtacaaagttgtacagcactgaagatcaaaagttgaaaaggtttcgcaaaatacggcattgtttttatgcccgggataagaacattcttattatatagaacaattcatgctattgcaaacagtaaattttatcaaatgaatatgaaagagatatacacaaagaaactaaagtattaactaattacagaaaactaaacctgaatacataacgcctatatataaaagatcgaacgtgaaaaaggtacaaagttgtacagcactgaagataaaaagttgaaaaggttttgacaaatacggcattgtttttatgcacgggataagatagaaacgatggaatgatcgggctgattgaaatgctggtgaagaatgtcgttagcattgaggttaatgtctgatctatgaccgcacatacgtttgtttagcctttctttcgtttcaccgacgtataccaatcctcAAAgtttgcactctaatccgtagacgacattaatcgatttacaattcagaacatcgtaacttctggtaaaatataaCTTCTTAgttaaattgctagtgaattcagcatcttgATATAAGAAAtgtgtattttttaatacaatttaaacAAGCACTGTAGCTGTGAGAATTGCCCGGCTTAACATTACCTTTACTGTACTGGACCAAAGTTTTAACTtaatctataacttgtcatggtgtcaattatataacaaatatcaagtacGACCAAAAAATCTgaggaaaactgattatttgagtgaataTTCTAATTCCAATTACCATTGTCTGCAATACATCATTAGACCGGACCAAAATTCGAAATAAATCCGTAACTGATCTTGATAAAATATATACCAATCATCAAATCAATATCTGTAAGCATGACCAAATGAAATATGGAAAATTCTTGGAATAATTGTTTGTGAGTAAGTTTGATCTATACATATCCGCCTCAGTCATATTGTTTGTTCAGCTGTTTGATGTAAATTGCTCATTAATATCAGTATATAAGGCTCATTTAACCTCAAACATCTTGAGGGTAACTGTTGTAGACTTTTTCATTagaattctaaaataaaaaagaagtacctttttatacaaattcaatGAATTAAACCAGGAAATCTGCAAACAAGATTTTGATTATTTCAGTGTTCAAATCACTAATCAGTTCAATGATGATACAAAATCCCTAAAATTTACGGATTTAACAATtccctgattttacaaattcaccATAACACGGCAATGTTAAAACTGCAAATGTTGTGCTGATATTTAgagtacttatgaatataatatgTTTTCAGCAGTTATCACCTTCACTGGTCATCAAATGGATAAAtatgtcgtagagttgtcacttgttaAGACTTACTTAAATTATTACAGTGACTGCATCTAACGATCCTTTACGATAAACAATTAAGCTAATCTGCAATCAAATCCATCTTCATGACTTGTATATCATTCAGTGTTACAAGTGTAGATTCTTCTGACAAGGAAAGGCCACTGAAAGCTGAATTTTTAGTTCAGTTAAGATGGCCGTGTGGAAATAGCGTGAAGTCGAATCATGGCGAgtgaagaacaaaaatttgcaaGACGTAGTTTAAATGACAATGAGTCAACTGATCACAATAACAGCTATAGGTCGACACAGagaagctataaaaggccccaaaataactagtgtaaatcAATTCAACGACAAAACTAACTGGTGGCGTTTTTCAACTTGTTTGAATGCACTAACCCTCTCTTAACTTGagatagtggtgtaacagaacaatataagaaaatatacaatttttattttatttttaggatTTTACGAGTGCTTCAAATTTTTGGAGCATACAACTTTGTCGTATGGATTCAGATCGAGACAATAAAACAAACGGAGAGGAACTAGGAGATCCTAATTGTGTATGGTTTGAAGGACAAACCCCATCTCACACACCTATGAGCCATCCTGGTAAGCATACACATGGAAACATAAACGTATCAATAACATACGTAAATGGACTAATAACGATCttatttttgataataaattATTAATGTTTTGCTATTTCATATTATAGAAATATTAATTGCTTAAACACTAATACATCGAGTTGATTCATACGAATGCCGTTTTATATGTGTATGGACGATTTCACAAtgaaatctatgacaaacgggacgatttcaactacCCAATTgatctattttcaattttcaatttctcaGCAGTtacatctggtatctttcgtcctcttTTTCATACCCTCTGCCCCATCGTATGGTGTTAACATATCTTagttgatacgttattctcgtgcatgcTCATAATGTACGGAATCCATATACAGGATTGTGCTCATTATGTAGAAACTGCTCCAAAAAATTATAAGGGggaaagattaaaaatgacaatCCGTAAATGTCATGaacaccatcacgaattgattGATGTAAGCGATGTGTCCgtgtcttaaggatgtacttaggtgaggttttgaatttgtgtcaaatgttcgaactccttggtgtttttccatacaatacaatgtaaaatattttgccccataacacccatttattttttcatagaaaacTTAATAGCTCACGAatggtcatttaccaaaattttaaaagattcttgattttctttcttttgttttgagatccAAATAATACCAATGTGAACATAAGGttaaagtccgagtcagccttttcccgccatattttaaacctcaaatatctcgaaaaggaggtccatgacctatcaaatttttagcttatctttatccttgattgatgctctaccagcttatagtatcaattttaatttcttaatttcttaaattttaccTAACCTCACTTAAGTACATCCTTACATAACTAAGtataaataaagaagatgtggtatgattgccggtgagacaactctccacaagagatcaaagtGACACACAACAACTATTTAGATATGATGTTGTATTATGTGATTCTAATCGTATATAAttaaatgtcttatcgtttgtacaTGAACATGTTGtagttgtacatttttttattttctattcttatgtaaaaaaaaaactgaaagatcaatcacccagttcatttataagattttagttGAAATCAACTATATGAACACGATTAATTTTTAAATGagaagaaataccgacatagctagatgagacaattatttatcttatttctaacataattttatatcagtattcttgaattttttaatttttttttacattaaatgacATAGTTACATTTGTCCAAACCTGATCCTGAACTGTGGCAAATATTAAGAAATTTATATGTGACATCACTTTTGTAGCATTGATCTAGTCGTGTGAAAGACAGTTCGTAGTTCTGTTGTGCTGTCCTATGTTGTTTTAcgtttgggtttttttctgtgGTTAGCATGTCGAAAGTActatttttattgtatatttgtgtATATCTCTGTCTTGAATGTTCTTGTTATAGTTCGTTTCCCAGTGATAATGTtggctttttttcaaaactacctctgcCCCTTTTAATTGGGAAAATTtgcgtcatttttatcaaattgggaaatttataataaaccatgATTATGACTGGAACTTCAATTTACAGCCCTTTCCTCAAGAAGTTAACCCTCATTTtaaataagacccctttttgtcAGTGAAgatacttttaataaaaatagaccatcaaatctgcacatatagtcattttaggcatgaagAATGATTAAACgattgtttttcagtttgtattcatgcacaattactactgagactgcactgtttgggaaaaaagttgtctttttggaaaaattttaagcctatttttttttcaaattgggaattttctccaggggaaaaagccatTATTCTCCAGTAATTTGAGGCAACAATATCACTGTTTCcgtgtatgttgcattgtcgtttggtttttttttttttttttttttgttcacttttatagttgatgtgtttccctcggttttagtttgtaacccggatttgtttttttttctctaccgatttatgactttaaaacagcgatatactactgttgcctctatttaCATTGATATTCCACAAAGATTGTGCTTTCTGTCACCTTTATGTCGTGTCTTATTCGTCATAAAAATCAACTTTGTCTGACGTGTCCATTTCATGGGCATTCAATCTTCAACAGTTACATGCGTAAAATAATGTCTAAACAGTCATACCAAATGAAATTACAAATAATGTTATATTCCCCGTTTCAATTCTCAATtctataattcaaaattttaaagatattttggtAGAATACAAGTCAAGATTTATCAAGTTTGATTCCTCCGCGACACCCTCACCCTTGACTCTCCTTTTTTTTAGATACACCAAAGGAACAATACTATTAATGAAGACCCTTCCAATTGTCATGTGTAGCCCTTTAACGGAGATGATAAATAGTTCATGCGTACACTATTATATCAGAGTATAACATGGCATGTATTATCAGCCAAAGCTTCAATATCAAACAAAGAGCAGAAGGCTAGAGAGTGATGATAGCACATCTGATATGaaaattgacatgttttgaccttTTTATCATATGTTTCAACAATGACGAAAACTAACAGTTTAATATAGTGATCTTTTAATGTGGTATTCAATCAGAAGCTCAACACATTTTACCATATACTTCAGCAGAAAGTATATATACCAAagctttttttataaaactttcgaAATATAATTTCcattacataatattttttcctgttggctaatatttttttctatagtactttGTTACGCTTTTTACTGCTAACATACCATTAAGGCTTATTTTCCAGAATTTGCCGGTTGACCTCGTTTCAGAATCTACTGAATTCTGATTTGTAGTCTTACAAGTGTACaacaaaacgttgtgattggttaacaacgacacaaacaataaaaattgAACCAATGACATACCATCGTTTTCATTTTGGTGTAGGAACAACAAGATTACCCAAGGTCTTTTATATTCGTAAAAGGCTAGATGCCATTCGATAACGTTACGGAATGGCATGCAATTATAGCCAGAAGCAGTTGATAAAGGTTTTTTgctctaagtatatgataagcATGTGTATCATGCATGATGTTTACATTATGCAAAGTTTCAGTCAAACCTTTTCGGGCGTATTGAATGAAACAAATAAAGATAAGTCTGTTGTGTGAACTAATGTATTATGGTTTTTCGTCATCTTAGACGCAAATATTCATAACACATCACTCAAGTTTTCAGCACTctttttgtatcattaaaaagTACATTATAGGGATAATGATCATAGGTGCCCTTAAAAGAAATACACGAGACGAACgctatttttttattgttgttttgctGATATTGAAACAATTTCCagaaaaaataaatgatgaacAGATAGTTTTTCAGAATGGCAATAGTGTAACATGCGCTTAATTCCGTGTGATAAATTAATCAGAAGTGTCCATAATATTAAATTGTTCATGTGAGCTATcatgttattttcttattttgtagGTATTTGTGAACCGGTTGGCCATCCCGAGTGCCTGAGACAACAAGGTTTTACCTGCGATCAAATGGAAAACAGCCCTCATCTTAAACCATAACACTTATGTTGTCTACTACAAATTCATCGATGTCTTATTCctgtttttcaaataaagatcAAGAGTcataataatattaaaaagtttcCAAAATCCCATCccttttaaacatatttgaaaattatcattattttctttataaatgaaaacagTCTGTTAAACATTCCATATTGCAGTCCTAATTATGAAATCgctcaaattataatggcatattattattctaaactgtttcccaaaattgatcgacctgaagatcataaaaacattttattaaaatcaagtatgtcaataaaggttttgattttgtaaatattgtcgGTATTTTTAACGatcattctgttaaagaacaaattttgggatattttgataattgagctccctcttatttgttatgtttacaggaaatctacccggaaatattGGTTTATTAATAGCCAAGTGTGTAAAGATGTAACTATCAGTGACAATACACATACGTCATGTAATTTTGCATTATTTCCAAATACATTTTTAGCCCAATTTCCCATGgaataacaggagatcttaacgtcgttcgcgaccgagagttaagaTCATTCCTCAGTAAATTACTTAAATATAGTCCCCGGTCAATCATTAATTTGATTGAGTGTCGTAATATTATCCATGACTTACTCagtacttactgtatgaaatgaaCAAAACTAGAAAAAGATGACATGAAATCTTTGGACACTAATGAACATAGTTAATTTACGTATACAACATTTTACTCTAGACAAGGAATTTGTTTTGTCCCGGTTGATGAAGCTGCTAATGATATCATTAATGTTTGACAAAAAATTAACATTGACGTTCTGCAAAAGGAAACAACGAATTCTTTAatattccaactgactccatatTAAGTAACAAACATTAAATTATTAGATATAGACCGTTggatttcccgtttgaatggttttacactagtaattttggggccctttatagctttttgtttggggtgagccaaggctccgtgttgaaggccgtacattgacctataatggtttacttttataaattgttatttggatggagagttgtctcattggcactcataccacatcttcctatatctattaacttttagctacttctttacaagcaaaaccaaatacaatgaaagtcccaactatgtactggctttcGAATCTACACAAAACTttaacaccttacaaatatagatttatttcgtcttcaagccaatGTTCCACTACTAACTTATCTATTAtatttactagtacacttggtccgatcaaaaacctgataataaattgttcaaataaggccattggaaatagtggaattaattacttttggaagtacttgataaactgcatgcatatattggtgattttgaatctgttcaaagttttgactTGTCTACCTTATATAACGCTTTGTCTCATATTCTTCCTAAGAAAACATTCACACATCTAATTAAAAGGCCATTTAAAAAGTTAGAATGCgtatacatatgttcaaactctttgatGCCAATTGGACATGCTTTAATACTTTATATACACTTgattttttactagataacatttttattcGCTTTGGAGATTCAATTTAACGTCAAGTTATCGGAATTCTATTGgacacttattgcggacctgattttgtattgtattgagttacaatttatgacttaaaAAGGCAAAGACCAAtcttatacaaaaatttaacaatacagGTAGATATTTGAATGCTATATTGAATCTAAATAATGACAAATTCAGTATGTATACCAAAGAAAGTATCTTGTTGAACTAGCTTTAAACAAAGTTAATACCAACAATGACCACcgtcctttcctcgatcttgatatctgtATCATTCACGGGAAGCTTAATgcaaaaatgtatgataaaagagatgattttttatttcctatcgtaactcatccatttttagatggtgacgttccatttttacaatcttatggtgtttatatatctcgacttgtacgattcgctcgtgtatgtaacaacgtat carries:
- the LOC139520983 gene encoding temptin-like; the protein is MWTCVIVILVTIQIYSCKPSYRDYIPNGYNVPNPCVSPGVWNAVGHYNPLHHTLIKNKFGRDFTSASNFWSIQLCRMDSDRDNKTNGEELGDPNCVWFEGQTPSHTPMSHPGICEPVGHPECLRQQGFTCDQMENSPHLKP